The Antechinus flavipes isolate AdamAnt ecotype Samford, QLD, Australia chromosome 4, AdamAnt_v2, whole genome shotgun sequence genomic interval AAAACACTTGATGACAAAAAGCTTCTGTGGATTCAGCTGTACTTTttgatgaatttttgttttattaatcacAACAGCATCCACAGACATTTGAAAAAGCTGTGAGTGCGTATAGATACGTATATGTGCAAAACATGTATTAAGTCTGTAGAAGGTGAATTCAGGGCCCCTTTCCAACAACCTTTTGGGCTCTCTCCCCTTCCAAGGGTCTTTGGAGCTTGGGTTacacttggaatcagaaagtgaCCCCAGTATAGTTTCCCCTTCTGCcatttcctggctgtatgactctgggaggAGGGATTTAACCTCTCTTTGTCTCCATTTTTCATTAGCTATAAAATGTCAATAACCGCAGAACTGTGAGGGAAAACTTTTGTAGGCCCTGAAGCACTAATATATGTGAACTGATATTATCCCTCCTAGAGACTTATTTGTCCTGGCCGCTTGTGGCTCAGCTAGCCCAGCGTGGGGCTCAGTCCCATGCCCCATAACAGCTTTGGGATGTGCTTCTCctgcttcctccttcctttgcCCCAGGTTTCTCCCAAGCCTCAGAGGAGCGAACCCCAAATCCCCTAAGATTGAAGAGTGTTATTTCATTGTCCCCCAAGATATGTGAGGGATGGGGTAGGACTCAAAAGGTGACTTGGCttagaggaagggaagaatagaaAGTTCTTTCACTTGACTCTTAGGGAAAATTCCAGATATACCAACCAGTGATCACATGCTTCTCCTTAGAGTTTTCAAAGACTTAGCAGGATTGGCAGTTaagtctcttaaaaaaaaaaaaaaatgaatgctctGTTATTTATTGTTTTCAGTCTCTGGACTTTCCCTGAATTATGAAAGCCCAACGCTTTACCCTACCAAGTAGAAGCTGCTCCTTAGGATATTTCTAAGGCTCTTGGTTCTTCCTGGACCTCAGAGGCTCGTGGTGGCCTGTCGGTGACTGCTGAGTGGCCAGGTGGTTGGTTAGGCTTATGGAGAGACGAAACAGCCTGTCTTCTTCCTCGCTTGACTCTGAGACCCCATCGTTCTCCTCACGCTCTGCCAGCGTGAGCGGTACCAGTTCTGTGGGTCGCTCGCCCCTCCGGCAGCGAGTGGTGCAGCTTCTGACCTGTGTGGAGGACATCAGCTCAGATGAGGACATTCAGGAAGAGATGGCTCACACGCTGGATAAGGCTTTCCTGCTGTGGGAGAAAAAGCTGAAGGAGAAATATCTTCAACTTAGGTCTCATTTTTTCTCCCAGTCAGATATAAAATCTTCCCGTTTCCTATTCTGTCCTCATTCACCTAGAAAGACAGTTGAGTGGAGACCAGGGCCCCGTCCCATTCCCTGACCCCTCGTTCTCTGTCGCCTCACTGTGCGTTCATCCCCAGGTTGCACGTCATAACCTGGAACGTGGCATGTGCATCGCCTCCCACCGACATCACTGACTTGCTTCTGCTTGACAACCAGTCTTCGACCCCAGACATATATGTCATTGGGTAAGTTTCTGTTGGGGATCCCTCACTGGAAATCGGGTAAACCTAACCGGGGGTTGGGTAACAGGAGAAAGCAGAGCGAGATGGGTCTCTATAGCCACAGGGTCCCATTTGTCCACGTGCTCCATCTGAAGGCAGGAGCCTCCAGCTTCCTGTGGGGCCCTGGGTCAGATCCAACAAGGGACTTATGGCGGGCAGAATCAGGGCTGGCTTTTGGTAAACAAAGGATGGTGTTTCAAGCAAAGACAGTGACCCCTGGAATGGTCAGTTTACAGGAAGTAAAGTGTGGCCTCATCAATTACCTTTCTGAGCTGGCGTTTGAAGATCCATGGAGCAAGCTCTTCATGGACATTCTTTCCCCCCTGAGTTATATCAAGGTAACAGAGAGATCCTGGGATTTGGCTTCGGGTGGGAGGGTTAATGTTCTTCGCTGGCTTTTTACCTGAGgactccccctcctccttccctccattccttccagGTTTTAGTTTGCCTGCTTCCCCTCTAGTTCTGAGTGAGTAAGCCAGGAAGATCTCTTCCAAGGCAAGATCCCAGGAAACTTGGCCACATGCCGCCCTGCCCTCACCCCTCACAGAAACGACATCTCCCTGCACCAGCCACACACTCCTTATCTTTCCAAGAGTGGAGACcattccctctccctctgcccaGTCAGCCTTAGTGCCTGGGACTGGGCCGTGCCTCTGACAGCAAAACTAGAGCCTCCTAATCCCtgccccaccctcacccccctGCACTAGGGGCGAAGCCAGTGGGCTGTACTTTGTGGCCTCTCAGTATGGGGTATTGTCCAGGGTCATCAGCTATTTCTGTCTCTTCAGCTTGAAAAACACTTCCCTTTCCTCTGGGCATCCTCTGGAAGCTTTTGTCCTCAACAGTGGCCGGAGGAGGCCCTGGCTCTGTCTGGATGATTCCTGACATCCATCCTAAAGGGGTCTCTCTGTGTCTGGGAGCTGAGTGGGTGGGGGAACAGATGCAAAAAGGGCGGCGCTTGGTGTAGTTGGCCGGGTTTATCGGGCATCAAAGAGCTGCTGTTTGGGAAGGGCTTGTGGCTCCCAGAACCAGTGGGGCCCCTTAGTGCCTTCCCTCACCTTCTCTGGCCGACATCTCTCCTCTTATCTCCTGTTTACTTAAAACTCTAAACTTAGATTTCCCTCAAGACCCTGGTCTTGGACCCGCCTTCTTTGTAAGGCTTTCAAGGTTGTCTGGTTTTTCATTAGATACCAGCCAAGTCTAAAGGGCAGTTTGACCCTTTGATTTTAGATTgtctgccctccctccccccagagaTTCCTTCTGTGACACAGCCCTTCCCAGGTCTGCTGGCTTGTGTACCAGGACGCACTTCACACCAGAGGAGGATGGGTGCGACGGCCAGCATGCTGGTGCCCCAGGGGACTTCTACCTCATGGCCTGGGAGAGGGAACAGCCCAGAGAAGGGCTGGGCACGGGGGCTAACCTCAACAGGCCCTACAAGAAGCTCCTTGGACTGGAAGGGGATATTATCTTGGTGATGTCTTCAGGCCAAACAGACCCCCTGGCTCTTCCACTCATTTGACCTGAGGATTTCACAGATCTAGATCTGAATCTCTTTATTCTCCTTcctagggaggagggaaaaaacaaaacaaaaaccaaaagggGCAAGTCAGCCTCTGGATCCTTCCCTCTCCTTGCCACTTTCCTGAGAATCAGGGCTAACCCCCTTCAGATGAGGCCAGTGCTTCACCATCTGCCAGCCCCAGGGTGGAGCTGCTCTCTGCATCTCCCACCTCGCTTCCCtactctctttttcccctcccctcccccgccaaGTTGGGGTTATTTGGACTCTCCCATGGCTACGTGGGCAGCAACTTAGTAAGAGAGCAATACTAAGGAAATGACTTCACCCCACTGCATGCTGACCCCAAGGCTGACCCCTGAAAGAAATAGGGAGTCAGCACCAAGGAGGAACCCGTGGAAAACACCCACCTTCAGGCTACCTGGGCTAGGAGGCAGGAACCTAGGTAGGAACTAGGGAAGGCCAGGACTCCTCCTGAACACCAGGGCCCACCAGCACCAGATcttgtctctccttcctcctaACTCATAATCAGTGAGCGTCCTCTTTGCTCCTTTCTTTCTACCAAACTTTAAAATTTCCCCTTGACTTCTCCCTAGGACAGCCACTGCCCCACCCATTTTCAACATGTCTCTCCCTGCCCTGGGTACCTGCGAGGAGCCCTTTGTCTAGGACACCCACCCAGGAAGGAGTGGCTGCCATTGGGATGAAGCCAGCATTCAAACCTGCCAGGCAGTATGGGATTAAACTGGAAACATCCTGAACCAGAATGTATTGTTAACTGGCTCCCATTCACTCTTTGAATCCAGTCTGACTCACATGCTCCCCACCAGAGCTGTTGGATATTTCAGAGCTCCTGAAATATCAGCTGAAAGCAGTGTCCAGCCTCCTGTCTTCAGACCCCACCTACCCATTCTTGGGGTTTCCCCACTTTGCTGTGTCTTCTACCTTGGAACTCCCTGAGCCCAGGGCTCGGGTTTCATAATTCCTGGAAGGCCCTAGGACATGTTCCCACCCAGGagatttcctcctccagcttagAGCTGAGTGCTCCAGAAACGGTCACTTAGAAAGCGCGATTGAGGCCTCTGCTTTACTGCGgtcttttttggagggggagcAGAGAATCTTCCCTCAGGTCCCCAGATTGGCATGTTTTAGCTCCTCGGGTGTCCTTTCCTCCATCCTGATATTTCATCACTGATATTTCCCATTTTATGTTAGGGTTCTGCTCTGCTTTTTTAACATCACCCACCCCTTAGCCTCCTGGACCATCTCCTATTTCCTTGAGATTATACATTTGAGGAGCCCTAAGTAAAAGTTTCCTTCtctgcccctcctcccccaagcAGCAAGGGCCTTAGGGAGCATCAGAGATTCTTAGCATCTTGGGCTTACGTTGTAAGAGTGAGAGGCTCCTCTTAACAAGTCTCAGGGAGTCTCCAAGAAAAATGGCAGCTGTGACCACAGATTTTCTAGCTGGCCTTAGGAGGAGATGGAAGAGAGTCATTGTTCTCCATTGTTGCTCAGAATGGGCACAGATGACCATGAATGGGTTTCTTaaactctcccctctccccaggtCTTCAAGTGGGGTCACAGGCCATCAGACCAAGTCAGCCTGACATAGAGATGGGCATCGGTGGGTAGAGGGGAGGTCATGGGTCTGAGGCTGAAGCTGGAGGCACTAGAAGACCCACAGCATTGGATTAGCTCTGAAATAACTGGGGGCGCATCTTCCACTGTCTCACAGGTGTCTTCCATCAGGATGCAGGGACTCCTCCTACTGGTCTTGGTTAAGCGCCAGCACGTGCCCTTCATTTCTGGCATCTACACCAACTACACCCGTACTGGCCTCGGTGGCTTCTGGGTAACGCCTGGCTGGGGTCTGGGCCGCCTCACGGAGTAAAAACGGACAAAAGATTTTGTAGTAGGACAGATAAACCTGCATGAAGTGAATTTGCCAGGCCCTTTCCCGAACTTAGCCCCGGGCAGTGGAGCCCCTTCCAGCTTAGAGGATTTGTGGAGAGTGGGCGGGCCCATGTGTGGCGGGGAAGCTTTCCCATGGGTGAGGGTTGTGGCTCAGCCTTCCCTCTGCTGACTTCCCTCTGAGGAGGTCAGGGGGAGCCCAGAAACAGGCAGGTAACCGTTGTTGCCCCTCTTCCCTGACAGGGGAACAAAGGGGGAGTCGCCATCTGCTTCCGGTTATATGGctatgctatctgcctcctcaaTTGTCACCTGCCAGCCCACGTTTCTAATGTTGACCAGCGGCTCAACGACTTCGACAGGATCCTGGAGATGCAGAACTTTGAGAAGGAAGACATCCCCAATATCCTGGACCATGAGTGAGTTTGAAGGAAGCTGCCAGCTGAGCTTTCCGACTTTCCTCCAGCTTAGCCCTAAATCACCAAGCCCGTTTACCTGAGGTCCCATTCCCTGCCTCTTTCCCCCAAACTGTGCCCTAATGTCTAATGCAGAGAAGAGCTCCATGCCTTAGGAGCTCTTCCTGAAGCAGGCCCTGGGAACCCTGGCTAACCCGGGGAGTGAACCTGAGCTTCCATTCTTGGCTGGGGCCTTTCTTCCTGTTCAGAGGCAGCCAGGGTTAGAGCACGGCTGTTTAATCAACCCCCATCCCTCTGGGCTGGAAAGAGTGAAAGTGCCTCTGGGTACCAGGCACCTCCAGGTACCAGGAAGCtgcttttccctccctccatttggGCCTTGCCAGATGACCAGCTATGGGTGCCAGGGAGGTCATGACCTCTACATCTGATTTCATCATTGCCCTCCATTTTGATAATAAATGGCTTGAGCTGACATCCCTAGTGGTGCCCACAGGCTCCATTTTGGTGATGCTCATTCTGACTTTCTCTCTGAAGCCTCCTCGTGTGGTTCGGTGACCTAAACTTTCGCATTGAGGATTACGGGTTGTGTTTCGTCCAGGAATCCATCAACAATAAGCACTACAGCGTCCTCTGGAAGAAAGATCAGGTAGGAATAAAGAAAGCGAGCCCTTTGTTGGATGCTCAGTCTGGAGGAAGGCCAGTCTGAAGGGATTGGAGGACCAAGACCTCCTCGGTGTTCATTTTCTGTCCCTGTCACTGTCCTTCCCATGATTGGCCCTTGGGAACCTGTGTCCCAGCCTACGTCCAAGAGATTATCTGCCGTGTACCACTCCTGTTACTTTAAGAGAGTTCTAACTGGTAGAAAATCCATAGCTGCAGAGCTTTTCTGCCCAGGCTAAATCACATGTCTGCGAGCTCTGAGGGGTCTCCCCCAGCAGCCCCACTGTCCCGTTATCAGGCTACTTCGGCcactgctctctctctccctctctcccttcctccctctctattGGGTtgatttcccttttccccttaacCACCCCCAAGGCCTCTCAAGTGCATGTCTTTCCTATAGTGCATGATCTCCTTAACTCTGGGGGTGGGGGGCTTGCCCTGACAACCTCCTTCCTTTTTAAGATATGCCAACTGTTTGTCCCCAGAAAAACATTGAGAGTCTCATCAGCTGCTTTTGTCTGGGGCAGCAGATAGGTTTTGCAAAAGGGTTCCGGCTTCCTTTCCTGTAGAGTAAAAGGATAATGAAGGAAGCAGTGGGGAGCACTTGAGAGATTTGGTGCCTTCCTTGGCAGGGCATTGGATAATATATTTACAGTGACAGCAGAGAGAACAGGAGAGGCTGAGAACTCTTCCTCCAGCCATGTTTCCGCCTGTCCCCGCTCTCATTCTATCCTGAAGCTTCGGTGTTCAGCCAGTGCCCAGTTTGTTGGCCATGTGGCAATGAGGCATCTTCTTTTTGTAGCTCAACATGATCAAGAAGACAGATTCACTGCTCCAGCAGTTCCAGGAGGGTCCCCTGCTCTTCCAACCAACCTATAAATTTGACATCAACTCAGAAAATTATGATTCCAGGTGAGGGGCCAAGGGCGGGACTAGCTGTAGGAAGACCTGGGAGAGCATTATGTGGGTCAGGAAGGTGCTGGTTGGGAGGGAATGATGAGAGGATTTGGAGGAAGGGACTGGGGGATCCAGGATGGGGAATGAGGGGAGCAAAGGATAGGAGAAgcagccccccccaaaaaaaatagaaacaattgccaTCTTTTGGAAGCTTTACTTCCTTCCCAATTCATAAACCAGCAGCCTCCCAGAAACAAAAGGAACTGCCTCGGATTTATCCACAGGGAGAAAgtagaagcagagaaagaaatcagTGACTTACAAAGGTCCTGTTCCTctcagaaaaaggaggaggaagtgaTGAGGACCCAGTGAGACAACAGATTAAATATCTCTAAAGAGAAAGTGCATCAGGGAGGGCAGTTCACATATAGCCTTTTTACCCACCAGAGGAATAAGGGACAAAGGAATTTCCAGAAGTGGAAGCTCAGGCTGGGGAGGCTTGTTGAACATTCACCTTGTGCCTCCCACCTTTTTAGATGCTAACAAAAGAAGTATAAGAATGAGCAGCTAgggagaaggggtgggaggaaggaggggaaaagttggaacaaaaggttttgcaattgtcaatgctgaaaaaatatccatgcatatatcttgtaaataaaaagctataatatatatattaaaaaaaaaaaaaaaagaatgagtagcAAGTTCAAAAAGAGGCAATTCAAAAAAAGTAGAAGTTGTAATCCTTTTATCAGACAAGACAATGTAAAAATTTACATTATCCAGAGAAGATGAATGTAAAAACTACATTCTACTTAAATGACATTAAATGTGTGCAGTAAATGACATAGaatctaaattcataaaggaaaaacttAACTGGATTGTGAAAAGAAATCAGCATCATAATTATAGGAAACTTTAATGTTTCCCTCAGAGCTtgataaacagaaaaataagcaTAAGTGGAAAATAGAAAACTGATTGAATAGACTTTTGGAAAAGTTAGATTTGAAAGTCCTAGGGAATCCTTTGAAAGGAATAATAGTAAAGAATACACATTTTTCAGCAGCATGTggtgattttataaaaaaaacatgCTAAGTTATagattaattataaataaaaaggcaaaaggattCTGACTCCTTAAGAAGATGAAGTTCCCCTTACTTAGGGAGGaacattaatttaaagaaaatctctGGAGGCCTAcaaaggttgattttttttccatccagaGAATTCTGATATAGTAGAATGAATATTGGACTTGATGTCAGAAGAGATCCTGGATTTAAATATGAGCTCTAATATTTACTAACTAACTTAGAATAAGCCATTTCACTGCTCAGAACTTGAAGATAATAATACATagcattgttgtgaagatcaaatcaaATGGAAGATGTATCTGAAAGAATCATGCACATGTTAGGGGTCTCCATCAGTGCACTAAAGGGTCTTCTGGCCTTTTAGAAGTTTCACTGAGGAGTGACATATGTCTGTATGTGTGGGGTAGCGGCCTGCAGGAGCAGGGCTGTGTTTGCTTCAGGTAGTGCTTGTTCTAGAGTACAGTGTTTTTCATTTTGGGTCTTTAATTTGTAACTCCCAGTATTTAGACATCAGAAGGTTCCTAGCTCTGTTTAAAGATAAGGTGACAAAGTCACTTTGGGCGAACAGACAGCAGCTTATCAGAAGTCTGGGCCTTAATTCTGCTGGTTAAATAAACAGAAGGCAGGAGAAAGAATGAGGTTGGTAAGTATAGTACAAGCAGGATATGACTGCCATAGCAGGTTAGAATCCCTTGCCAACTTTGGGTGGGACCATACGGGGAAAGTGAAAGGGGAGGCAGCTGGcttggagggaagaaggaagaacagcAGCCGTTGGGGAGGATTAGGACAAATATGAGTTTGGTTTTGACGAAACAGGCACGAGAGACAATGTAGTTTTCTGAGCAGAGGAATGACAAGCAGATTGTGGAAAGATCAATCTGTTTTTATTTAAGACTCATTCTTTCCCTGTTCCTAAAGTCATGGAGTAGCTGGCATTTTTAAGCAGAATACATCTCAGATGAGAAGCGAGGATGTTTTCAGACATCAGAATTGATCCACTTGTTACATTTAGGCAATAAAGTTGGCTTTTGGATTTTCTACACaactgaaagaggaaaaaacatgtaGAAGGACTAACTTGTCTTTTTTAGACAAGAGAAGTATTTTCATTTGCAGAGTCAAAACTCTTGGGAACGGACCCACacgtgtaaaaatgtttgtagcagctctttttgtggtgacagggagttggaatttgaatggatgcccatcaattggggaatggctgaataagtttggaatattattgttctgtaagaaatgaggaagactGATGTtgtgagctgatgctaagtgaagtgagcagaaccaaggggatattgtacacagtaataacaagactgtgatgatcaacaatgatagatttagctcttagtgattcagtgatctaagacaattccaatagatttaggatggaaattgccatctgcttccagagagagaactatggagactgactatggatcaaagcac includes:
- the INPP5K gene encoding inositol polyphosphate 5-phosphatase K isoform X1; protein product: MERRNSLSSSSLDSETPSFSSRSASVSGTSSVGRSPLRQRVVQLLTCVEDISSDEDIQEEMAHTLDKAFLLWEKKLKEKYLQLRLHVITWNVACASPPTDITDLLLLDNQSSTPDIYVIGLQEVKCGLINYLSELAFEDPWSKLFMDILSPLSYIKVSSIRMQGLLLLVLVKRQHVPFISGIYTNYTRTGLGGFWGNKGGVAICFRLYGYAICLLNCHLPAHVSNVDQRLNDFDRILEMQNFEKEDIPNILDHDLLVWFGDLNFRIEDYGLCFVQESINNKHYSVLWKKDQLNMIKKTDSLLQQFQEGPLLFQPTYKFDINSENYDSSEKRRKPAWTDRILWRLKQEPFDNSDEPGECETFFSLILKSYKSHMKYKISDHKPVTATFELELKSQQLTTPITLIPESQWITPYDLVISYIQSPDFSSSPWDWIGLHKVVIRHLKDYVTYAWVKDNLVSSNEGLNKVYINASSFAEEGGEFLLSYYSNDLQAVVGLSEPFQIPRNDMTPEDWREKNGDPLMY
- the INPP5K gene encoding inositol polyphosphate 5-phosphatase K isoform X2, coding for MELPVKKMRHLKSLGLHVITWNVACASPPTDITDLLLLDNQSSTPDIYVIGLQEVKCGLINYLSELAFEDPWSKLFMDILSPLSYIKVSSIRMQGLLLLVLVKRQHVPFISGIYTNYTRTGLGGFWGNKGGVAICFRLYGYAICLLNCHLPAHVSNVDQRLNDFDRILEMQNFEKEDIPNILDHDLLVWFGDLNFRIEDYGLCFVQESINNKHYSVLWKKDQLNMIKKTDSLLQQFQEGPLLFQPTYKFDINSENYDSSEKRRKPAWTDRILWRLKQEPFDNSDEPGECETFFSLILKSYKSHMKYKISDHKPVTATFELELKSQQLTTPITLIPESQWITPYDLVISYIQSPDFSSSPWDWIGLHKVVIRHLKDYVTYAWVKDNLVSSNEGLNKVYINASSFAEEGGEFLLSYYSNDLQAVVGLSEPFQIPRNDMTPEDWREKNGDPLMY